From Zingiber officinale cultivar Zhangliang chromosome 5B, Zo_v1.1, whole genome shotgun sequence, the proteins below share one genomic window:
- the LOC121986055 gene encoding alpha-1,3-arabinosyltransferase XAT3-like, with the protein MKLAKKLRPPVEPRSFGTGLIVGCFLVSMTYFMLSRKQIVSCLPSLLTDADPTSSAVQSSEEFHFSDGEEVIEAGKPMCDRSSFRVDICDMEGDVRIVGSNLSSVTLIAPPAPASGGDGGDSSWQMKPYPRKYDFSAMAKVRPLNFSWRREEEAALRCAVNHSVVGVLFSTGGHCGNCFHDYADVLIPLFQTVSPLKRRVQFIISDYQGWWMHKYRPYLTNLSDYDVIDFNSDDRVHCFRRLIVGLRAERDLIIDPSPPSHCCSISHFVELTRTVYSLGRDRAWRREASAAAASATRPRLVFIARGGTRRFVNMEELMAAAEDVGFEAVASEPDFYDVAQFGRVVNSADVMVGVHGAGLTNFLFLPAGAVLIQVVPLGNLEWISQHFYAEPAMARNLWYLQYNITQEESTLMDLYPRDHEVFKDPDAIHKQGWFKLGDIYLKQQNVRLDVQRFRPTLEKAMDLLYQRNLH; encoded by the exons ATGAAGTTGGCCAAGAAGCTCCGGCCGCCGGTCGAGCCACGGAGCTTCGGgacgggtttgatcgtcggatgcttcctggtTTCCATGACCTATTTTATGCTGTCGAGGAAGCAAATCG TGAGTTGCTTGCCATCGTTGCTGACTGATGCGGATCCGACGAGTTCTGCAGTTCAGAGCAGCGAAGAATTTCATTTTTCAG atggagaggaggtaattgAGGCTGGTAAACCAATGTGCGATCGCTCCAGTTTCAGAGTCGATATCTGCGACATGGAAGGCGACGTCAGAATCGTCGGCAGCAATTTGTCCTCTGTTACGCTCATTGCTCCACCTGCCCCAGCCAGCGGCGGCGATGGAGGAGATTCATCCTGGCAGATGAAGCCGTACCCTCGCAAATACGACTTCTCCGCCATGGCCAAAGTCCGGCCGCTCAACTTCAgctggcgccgagaggaagaagccGCCCTCCGATGTGCAGTCAACCACAGTGTCGTCGGCGTCCTCTTCTCCACCGGCGGGCACTGCGGGAACTGCTTCCACGACTACGCCGACGTGCTCATCCCACTCTTCCAAACCGTCTCCCCGTTGAAGCGCCGCGTCCAGTTCATCATCTCCGACTACCAAGGTTGGTGGATGCACAAGTATCGCCCCTACCTCACCAACCTctccgactacgacgtcatcgaTTTCAATTCCGACGACAGAGTGCACTGTTTCCGGCGGTTGATAGTGGGCCTGAGAGCCGAGAGGGACTTAATAATCGATCCGAGTCCTCCGAGCCACTGCTGCTCCATCTCCCACTTCGTCGAACTAACGCGGACCGTCTACTCGCTGGGGCGTGACAGAGCATGGCGGCGGGAGgcgtcggcggcggcggcgtccGCGACTAGGCCGCGGCTCGTGTTCATCGCGCGCGGCGGGACGAGGCGGTTCGTGAACATGGAGGAGTTGATGGCGGCGGCGGAGGACGTGGGTTTCGAGGCCGTGGCGTCGGAGCCGGACTTCTACGACGTGGCCCAGTTCGGGCGCGTGGTGAACTCGGCGGACGTGATGGTGGGCGTGCACGGAGCCGGCCTGACCAACTTCCTCTTCCTCCCCGCCGGCGCCGTGTTGATCCAGGTGGTGCCGCTGGGCAACCTGGAATGGATTTCGCAGCATTTCTACGCGGAGCCCGCCATGGCCAGGAATCTGTGGTACTTGCAGTACAACATAACGCAGGAGGAGAGCACGCTGATGGATTTGTATCCCAGAGATCACGAGGTGTTCAAGGATCCCGACGCCATTCACAAGCAGGGCTGGTTTAAGTTGGGGGACATCTACCTCAAGCAGCAGAACGTGAGGCTCGATGTGCAGAGATTTAGGCCTACGCTGGAGAAGGCCATGGACCTTCTCTATCAAAGGAATTTACACTAG
- the LOC121986056 gene encoding probable beta-1,4-xylosyltransferase IRX9H, producing the protein MASIRRTSPLKGHFMVGKEQHYAPSLLLDFRCRRSFVRALFLSFLAGFFWGLVSFPDLEGPTLSPPHGLFHDPDASSLNSISVEVEDAEEVGSPFNKLLIIVTPTYNRAAQGYHLTRLAQTLRLVPPPLLWIVVEMKTATEETADVLRRSGVMYRHLVCRRNTSITLHRDLRQRHTALKHIKRHRLDGIVYFADDDNVYTLDLFHRLRQIRRFGTWPVAMLLQSKSKIAVEGPVCDGRRVVGWHINEKNTTLQRFPVDMSGFAFNSNILWHPKDVIRLLDTVTDDFEDTGFLEQIIEDEYQMEAVPRDCPRIMHWRLQLEAKHLAYPKGWKISKNLNGIIPLNQEF; encoded by the exons ATGGCGTCGATCCGTCGAACTTCCCCCTTAAAGGGCCACTTTATGGTGGGCAAGGAGCAGCACTACGCTCCCtctcttctgctcgacttccgcTGCCGGCGATCCTTCGTCCGCGCTCTCTTCTTGTCCTTTCTCGCCGGCTTCTTCTGGGGCCTTGTATCCTTTCCCGACCTCGAGGGTCCCACGCTTTCCCCTCCCCACGGCTTGTTCCATGATCCCGACGCTTCCTCTCTCAACAGCATCTCCGTAGAGGTAGAGGACGCGGAGGAGGTCGGAAGTCCTTTCAATAAGCTCCTGATCATCGTGACGCCGACCTACAACAGGGCGGCTCAGGGATACCACCTGACCCGCCTCGCCCAGACACTGCGGCTCGTCCCCCCGCCCCTCCTGTGGATCGTGGTTGAGATGAAGACAGCCACTGAGGAGACCGCCGACGTCCTCAGGAGGTCCGGAGTCATGTACAGACACCTCGTCTGCCGCAGGAACACCAGCATCACTCTCCACAGAGACCTTCGCCAGCGCCACACTGCCCTCAAGCACATCAAGCGTCATCGACTGGACGGGATTGTGTACTTTGCGGATGATGACAATGTCTACACCCTTGACCTATTTCATCGATTGAGGCAGATCAG GAGATTTGGCACCTGGCCTGTGGCAATGCTTCTTCAAAGCAAAAGTAAGATTGCTGTAGAAGGACCAGTATGCGATGGACGCCGAGTGGTAGGGTGGCACATAAATGAGAAAAACACCACTTTACAAAGATTTCCTGTTGATATGTCAGGTTTTGCATTCAACAGCAACATACTTTGGCATCCAAAAGATGTCATTAGGCTTCTGGATACCGTGACAGATGATTTTGAA GATACAGGATTTCTTGAGCAGATAATTGAAGATGAATATCAAATGGAAGCTGTTCCTCGTGATTGCCCAAGGATTATGCATTGGCGTTTACAATTGGAAGCTAAACACCTTGCTTATCCTAAAGGGTGGAAAATCTCAAAGAACCTTAATGGCATTATTCCTTTAAATCAGGAATTCTAA